A genomic segment from Leptospira perdikensis encodes:
- a CDS encoding SRPBCC family protein has translation MKRIVLFAFGTSFLLIGLVVLFLAVGYFQDPKFHSETSEWLKAEPEDIWAYVTDVRDLPNRRKEVVAIKILETKSDGTITKWEETPDMGGYMIFELRESIPNKLWKIELTDASFKMRGSWTYTLAPKIPGTVVTITEDSEITSIPVRGAYFLAGRDATLQKEMELIHNRFSGR, from the coding sequence ATGAAACGAATTGTTCTTTTTGCTTTTGGAACCAGTTTTTTACTTATAGGGCTTGTTGTTCTTTTTTTAGCAGTCGGTTATTTCCAAGATCCGAAATTCCATTCGGAAACCAGTGAATGGTTGAAAGCAGAACCAGAAGATATCTGGGCTTACGTCACTGATGTTCGTGACCTTCCCAATCGTCGAAAGGAAGTGGTTGCGATTAAAATTTTAGAAACTAAGTCAGATGGTACGATTACAAAATGGGAGGAAACACCGGATATGGGTGGGTATATGATTTTTGAACTTCGCGAATCCATTCCGAACAAACTTTGGAAAATAGAACTGACGGATGCTAGTTTTAAAATGCGTGGGTCTTGGACTTACACCTTGGCACCGAAAATTCCTGGAACTGTCGTGACAATTACGGAAGATTCAGAAATTACAAGCATTCCTGTAAGAGGTGCTTATTTCCTCGCCGGTCGTGATGCCACTCTCCAAAAAGAAATGGAACTCATCCACAACCGGTTTAGCGGTCGTTAG
- a CDS encoding alpha/beta fold hydrolase — MALEENSLEDRLIKISSRDSNKSLMVNPDKIYIFPVPKTTFQFLENIWQSFTNKMVSLVDFNDDPIFNFSIFEVIDQDEMKIVATATHFKLKEIAERRRIPGIEEYIKKSRPIHLGDPRNESAGFIRKSIIDFNKGLRPEVIFVNLKQEEIHPEKKVLLSETMNHAIGIPLFVNENPIGILWGITKDPIPEDKIRPLTLQLYSLFDVIEFVVAKEMESGNDHYIAQKNIEKADTVSNSRNLFYTTTKDQKEPVTSIIFKSHQYNIEYRMDASFIIPTTDGYAVSLKSFTPEKLNNTGKNLLLIPGFFCRRSVMDKLAKELALKYGYRVFLMDMRGRSRQTMPKHGKKEGWTVDNYIQDDFPEILRWIRWHYPSERTVVLGHSMGGMIPRFYVSSYDKIKELKEEFNLPQPEEYIAGIVSITSPNYISLKSNFIGLDTLKRGFSMLPHKMISDMILSMASFSMQATIQTIDLKKFFKLILNLHSSLRSFSYNIGTKVLTIKDFVGYKEITPPEWYFLMEDVFCEESVSVIMQFFQSQISNERSFWSNDGRINYTENFLNNFNMPIYSVVGTVDKIVPEESLTELKDLKSENKVITYYEQGHLGIIFHGETVRKICKGIDEWIQGLK, encoded by the coding sequence ATGGCACTTGAAGAAAATTCATTGGAAGATCGTTTGATCAAAATTTCCTCCCGAGACAGCAATAAAAGTCTCATGGTGAACCCGGACAAAATCTATATTTTTCCGGTCCCAAAAACAACGTTCCAGTTTTTGGAAAATATTTGGCAATCTTTCACAAATAAGATGGTTTCTCTCGTAGATTTCAACGATGATCCCATTTTTAATTTTTCGATTTTTGAAGTCATTGACCAAGATGAAATGAAAATTGTGGCCACGGCCACTCACTTCAAACTGAAGGAAATTGCGGAGCGCCGTCGAATTCCGGGAATCGAAGAATACATCAAAAAATCTCGCCCCATCCACTTAGGGGATCCGCGAAATGAGTCGGCCGGATTCATTCGTAAATCGATCATCGATTTCAATAAAGGCCTTAGACCGGAAGTCATCTTCGTTAATTTGAAACAGGAAGAAATCCATCCTGAGAAAAAAGTTTTACTCTCAGAAACAATGAACCACGCCATCGGGATTCCGCTTTTTGTAAACGAAAACCCAATCGGAATTTTATGGGGGATTACCAAAGATCCGATTCCTGAAGACAAAATCCGTCCGCTCACTCTCCAACTTTATTCTTTGTTTGATGTGATTGAATTTGTTGTGGCAAAAGAAATGGAATCAGGTAACGACCATTATATTGCCCAAAAAAATATTGAAAAGGCAGATACAGTTTCTAATTCGAGGAACTTGTTTTATACCACAACCAAAGACCAAAAAGAACCAGTTACTTCGATTATATTCAAATCCCATCAATATAACATTGAATATAGAATGGATGCATCCTTCATCATTCCAACAACTGATGGTTATGCGGTTTCGTTAAAAAGTTTTACTCCTGAAAAATTAAACAATACAGGTAAAAACCTTTTACTCATTCCTGGATTTTTTTGCAGACGTTCCGTAATGGACAAACTCGCAAAAGAACTTGCCCTTAAATATGGATATCGAGTTTTCCTAATGGATATGCGAGGAAGGTCAAGACAAACCATGCCTAAACATGGAAAAAAAGAAGGATGGACTGTAGATAATTACATCCAGGATGACTTTCCAGAAATTTTGCGTTGGATTCGTTGGCACTACCCAAGTGAAAGGACAGTGGTTCTTGGTCATAGTATGGGGGGAATGATTCCTCGTTTTTATGTATCTTCTTACGATAAAATCAAAGAACTAAAAGAAGAGTTCAACTTACCACAACCAGAAGAATACATTGCTGGGATCGTTTCCATTACTTCGCCTAACTATATTAGTTTAAAATCCAACTTTATTGGCCTAGATACTTTGAAACGCGGATTCAGTATGCTTCCGCACAAAATGATTTCTGATATGATTTTGAGTATGGCAAGTTTTTCCATGCAAGCCACAATCCAAACTATTGATCTAAAAAAATTCTTTAAACTAATATTGAACCTTCATTCCAGCTTGAGAAGTTTTAGTTATAATATTGGAACGAAAGTTTTAACCATCAAAGATTTTGTGGGTTATAAAGAAATCACTCCGCCCGAATGGTATTTCCTCATGGAAGATGTGTTTTGCGAAGAATCTGTCTCTGTGATTATGCAATTTTTCCAAAGTCAGATCTCCAACGAACGAAGTTTCTGGTCAAACGATGGCCGAATCAATTATACCGAAAACTTTCTAAACAACTTCAATATGCCAATTTATAGCGTAGTTGGCACTGTTGATAAAATTGTTCCAGAAGAAAGTTTAACAGAACTCAAAGATCTCAAATCAGAAAACAAGGTGATCACTTATTACGAACAAGGTCACCTTGGGATTATTTTTCACGGGGAAACTGTTAGAAAAATTTGTAAAGGGATCGACGAATGGATCCAGGGATTAAAATAA
- a CDS encoding phosphoribosyl-AMP cyclohydrolase, whose product MIQLPADKVITIISKPTLNSKDVSLKVMSSPLAQEFVSRFDFGKKQLFVDCDEDALLEINPKLEISDKLLLWELGSLKITEGEWISFQKTIPPLSPFLAQDISGKDLMLAWGKKESLLSAVESGLGTYFSRSRNGKWVKGEESGHLQNLSAIYVHSNPFFIQYITDQIGAACHTGYYSCFFRELGLNDSISFVYPNKVGE is encoded by the coding sequence ATGATCCAACTTCCCGCTGACAAAGTGATCACAATCATATCCAAACCAACACTGAATTCAAAAGATGTTAGTTTAAAAGTAATGAGTTCTCCACTTGCGCAGGAATTTGTAAGCCGGTTTGATTTTGGCAAAAAACAATTGTTTGTTGATTGTGATGAAGATGCCCTGCTTGAAATCAATCCTAAATTGGAAATTTCCGACAAACTTCTGTTATGGGAATTGGGAAGTTTGAAAATAACGGAAGGAGAATGGATTTCTTTTCAAAAAACCATTCCCCCTCTTTCCCCATTTTTAGCCCAAGACATTTCAGGGAAAGATTTGATGTTGGCTTGGGGGAAAAAGGAAAGTTTGCTTTCGGCAGTGGAATCAGGCCTTGGAACTTATTTCAGCAGATCTAGAAATGGAAAATGGGTGAAAGGAGAAGAGTCTGGCCACCTTCAAAATTTATCTGCGATTTATGTACATTCTAATCCCTTTTTCATCCAATACATTACGGATCAAATTGGCGCGGCTTGCCATACAGGTTATTATTCTTGTTTTTTTCGTGAACTTGGTCTGAATGATTCTATTTCCTTCGTCTATCCTAACAAAGTAGGAGAGTAG
- a CDS encoding rhodanese-like domain-containing protein: MNRIVIIVLVVLCVIFIIYKLKSVLGVNQTQLKEKIDSGALVVDVRTVAEFQSGHFPGAINIPVDQVSKRLDEFGDKNKSIIVYCASGGRSGSAKSFLESIGYSDVTNAGGLSNMPNP, encoded by the coding sequence TTGAATCGTATTGTTATCATTGTTTTAGTTGTTCTTTGTGTTATTTTTATTATTTATAAATTAAAATCGGTACTTGGTGTAAACCAAACCCAATTGAAAGAAAAAATTGATTCTGGTGCTTTGGTTGTCGATGTAAGAACCGTTGCCGAATTCCAATCTGGTCATTTCCCAGGTGCCATCAATATTCCTGTGGACCAAGTTTCAAAACGATTGGATGAATTTGGAGATAAAAACAAATCCATCATTGTGTATTGTGCTTCGGGCGGTCGCAGTGGAAGTGCCAAATCATTTTTGGAATCTATTGGATACTCTGATGTTACGAACGCCGGTGGACTTTCCAATATGCCGAATCCATAA
- a CDS encoding nuclear transport factor 2 family protein: MHANEQIIQKFYTAFQNKDGQTMVSLYHPEIEFQDPAFGHLKGKEAVAMWLMLIEKSQNLTIRFSNIKADDTKGSADWEADYSFSKTGRTVQNKIHANFTFKDGKILIHKDHFSMWKWLGMAMGPIGYFLGWWPALGNKVKKEAVTGLQLYMKRKRM; this comes from the coding sequence ATGCATGCAAATGAACAGATAATTCAAAAGTTTTATACTGCCTTCCAAAACAAAGATGGGCAAACCATGGTATCTCTCTACCATCCCGAGATCGAATTCCAAGATCCTGCTTTTGGTCATTTAAAAGGGAAAGAAGCGGTCGCAATGTGGCTTATGTTAATCGAAAAAAGTCAAAACTTAACGATTCGATTTTCGAATATCAAAGCAGATGACACAAAAGGTTCCGCCGATTGGGAAGCCGATTATAGTTTTAGTAAAACTGGCCGGACAGTACAAAACAAAATCCATGCAAACTTTACTTTTAAAGACGGAAAGATCCTCATTCACAAAGATCATTTTTCTATGTGGAAATGGTTAGGAATGGCTATGGGTCCTATTGGTTATTTTCTCGGTTGGTGGCCGGCACTCGGTAACAAAGTAAAAAAAGAAGCTGTGACAGGATTACAACTTTATATGAAACGAAAACGTATGTAG
- a CDS encoding adenylate/guanylate cyclase domain-containing protein — MATKSEQILREKEIEGIKFSLYGKILIFSLLTIGTFFVAQTLFEILTITSISLALNLVLYILSKFLKKGKFVSFVGLFCVVIDLFIITILPFIWYNAVGGESQVPRTYLIKTYLHFIIAGTLVMNAFSIQPIYPMIYALGVVISQAGILVYAQQDPRFVSTESFKEAFLGPAAHVNNYIMSMGIIGVLGFFLAFLTYRVRRTIFAAVNNEVKMTQLTRYFSPNVVAEMNHAEDDFFKPGGKETTIAVLFCDIVGFTQISETLGPEKTMSLLSEYHSFMLDVVFEHRGTLDKFIGDGMMVTFGTPIPTKEDATNAAKAGVAMIKALSLWNQKRETLGEKPIFIRIGIHYGPVVVGNVGVEKRLEYTVIGDTVNAASRLESLGKDLKRNFLISKELYDQISLEFRQNLKVKSMGTLSLRGKTKTTEILSVETSI, encoded by the coding sequence ATGGCAACAAAGTCGGAACAAATTTTACGAGAGAAGGAGATTGAAGGAATAAAATTTAGCCTTTACGGAAAAATTTTAATCTTTTCGCTTCTTACGATTGGGACCTTCTTTGTTGCTCAGACTTTATTTGAGATATTAACCATCACCTCTATTTCCTTAGCTCTAAATCTAGTTCTCTATATTTTATCAAAGTTTTTGAAAAAAGGGAAGTTTGTTTCCTTTGTTGGATTGTTTTGTGTGGTCATTGATTTATTCATCATTACCATCCTTCCATTTATTTGGTACAATGCAGTTGGCGGTGAGTCACAAGTTCCAAGAACTTATTTAATTAAAACCTATTTACATTTTATCATTGCGGGCACTTTGGTGATGAATGCCTTTAGCATCCAACCCATATATCCAATGATTTATGCATTAGGGGTTGTTATAAGCCAAGCAGGGATTCTGGTCTATGCACAACAAGATCCTAGATTTGTAAGTACGGAAAGTTTTAAAGAGGCCTTTCTTGGACCAGCAGCCCACGTAAATAATTACATTATGTCTATGGGAATCATTGGTGTTCTTGGATTCTTTTTAGCTTTTCTTACCTATCGCGTTAGGCGAACAATATTTGCTGCTGTAAATAATGAAGTGAAGATGACTCAACTTACACGATACTTTTCGCCAAACGTAGTGGCAGAAATGAATCATGCAGAAGATGATTTTTTTAAACCTGGCGGTAAAGAAACTACAATCGCTGTTTTATTTTGTGATATCGTTGGGTTTACACAAATTTCAGAAACCCTAGGTCCAGAAAAAACCATGTCCTTACTTTCCGAATACCATAGTTTTATGTTAGATGTTGTCTTTGAACATAGAGGAACACTTGATAAGTTCATTGGTGATGGGATGATGGTTACTTTTGGAACTCCAATTCCTACTAAGGAAGATGCAACCAATGCAGCCAAAGCGGGTGTTGCTATGATAAAAGCATTGTCTCTCTGGAACCAAAAACGTGAAACATTAGGTGAGAAACCTATTTTCATTCGGATTGGAATTCATTATGGACCGGTCGTTGTGGGAAATGTTGGTGTGGAGAAACGATTGGAATACACAGTGATTGGTGATACAGTTAATGCGGCGAGTAGACTAGAGTCCTTAGGAAAGGATTTAAAAAGAAACTTTCTAATTTCTAAAGAATTATACGATCAAATTTCACTTGAGTTTCGACAAAATCTAAAAGTTAAGTCTATGGGTACACTTTCTCTTCGTGGAAAAACTAAAACTACAGAAATTCTATCTGTGGAGACAAGTATATGA
- the metG gene encoding methionine--tRNA ligase: protein MSKNILVTSALPYANGSIHLGHVLEAVQTDIWVRFQKLVGNNCYFFCADDTHGTPIMIAAKKAGKTPESMIEEVQKEHYKDLSSFEVSYDNYYTTNSEENKKYSESIYLTLKKNGHIVARNIEQSYCEHDKMFLPDRFIKGICPKCGSKDQYGDSCEVCGTSYSPKDLKDSYCSICGTTPVLKESKHLFFKLQDFQSQLQTWMEEGSRLNEGAQKKLKEWFTSGLQEWDISRDGPYFGFAIPEEENKYFYVWLDAPVGYMASAMNFLKDEKKFNEFWKEGKGEIVHFIGKDILYFHGLFWPAMLMGSGYKTPTQLNVHGFLTVNGEKMSKSRGTFINASTFAKYLDVEHFRFYLACRLGSGMEDVDISFDDFVSRVNSDLIGNLVNLVSRVSTSILDKMDRKLGNLSAEGKSLVGELLSKESEIREAYESRNYSKVMREVTGLGDKVNKYVNDYAPWNLIKSDVEKAREVVTTSLNCAKILFTYLAPVTPNIVSSLATLFQVPNLSFLNLTETLENKVLGPYQMLSKRVEEKNISLMIQETKEAFEKANPEKSKPEQGKTQNSDSATVSEDGFITIDELSKVELRVGLIVEANPVEGADKLLFVKVNLGEKGIKNVFAGIKASYTAEELVGKKVVVVANLKPRQMKFGLSEAMLLASGKEKTLSLFVPDRDANPGDLLK from the coding sequence ATGTCGAAAAACATACTCGTTACAAGTGCTCTTCCCTATGCCAATGGTTCCATCCACTTAGGTCATGTATTAGAAGCAGTCCAAACAGATATCTGGGTGCGTTTCCAAAAGTTAGTTGGAAATAATTGTTATTTTTTCTGTGCCGATGATACACACGGAACTCCAATTATGATCGCCGCTAAAAAAGCAGGCAAAACTCCCGAGTCCATGATTGAAGAGGTACAGAAGGAACACTATAAAGACCTATCGTCTTTTGAAGTGTCGTATGATAACTATTATACGACAAATTCGGAAGAAAATAAAAAATACTCAGAGTCCATCTATCTTACCTTAAAGAAAAACGGTCATATCGTTGCACGAAACATTGAGCAGTCATATTGCGAACATGATAAGATGTTCTTACCTGACAGGTTCATCAAAGGGATATGTCCGAAATGTGGCAGCAAAGATCAATATGGTGATTCTTGTGAAGTTTGTGGAACAAGTTATTCTCCTAAAGATCTAAAGGATTCTTATTGTTCTATCTGTGGGACAACACCAGTACTTAAAGAATCCAAACATTTATTTTTTAAACTCCAAGACTTTCAATCTCAATTACAAACTTGGATGGAAGAAGGAAGTCGTTTGAATGAAGGGGCTCAGAAAAAACTAAAGGAATGGTTTACCTCTGGGTTACAAGAATGGGATATTAGTCGCGATGGCCCTTACTTTGGTTTTGCGATTCCAGAAGAAGAAAATAAATATTTTTATGTTTGGTTGGATGCACCTGTTGGGTATATGGCATCCGCTATGAACTTTTTAAAAGATGAAAAGAAGTTCAACGAGTTTTGGAAAGAAGGAAAGGGTGAAATTGTTCACTTCATCGGAAAGGATATTCTTTACTTTCATGGGCTTTTTTGGCCAGCAATGCTTATGGGCTCTGGTTACAAAACACCGACCCAACTCAATGTACACGGATTTTTAACTGTAAACGGTGAGAAGATGTCTAAATCAAGAGGGACATTTATCAATGCTTCCACTTTTGCGAAGTATCTAGATGTAGAACATTTTCGCTTTTATCTTGCCTGCCGTTTGGGTTCAGGGATGGAAGATGTAGATATATCTTTTGATGATTTTGTTTCTCGAGTGAATTCCGATTTGATTGGAAATCTTGTGAATTTGGTTTCCCGAGTGTCTACTTCCATCCTCGATAAAATGGATCGTAAATTAGGTAATCTTTCTGCAGAAGGAAAATCGTTAGTTGGCGAACTATTATCCAAAGAATCAGAAATTCGTGAAGCCTATGAATCACGTAACTATTCTAAGGTGATGAGAGAAGTTACAGGTCTCGGAGATAAAGTTAATAAGTATGTAAATGATTATGCTCCTTGGAATCTAATTAAATCTGATGTTGAAAAAGCAAGAGAGGTTGTAACAACTTCTCTTAACTGTGCGAAGATTCTATTCACTTATTTGGCTCCGGTAACACCGAATATAGTTAGTTCTTTGGCTACATTGTTTCAGGTGCCGAATTTAAGTTTTCTGAATTTAACCGAAACCTTAGAAAACAAAGTCCTTGGGCCATACCAAATGTTATCAAAACGTGTAGAGGAAAAAAATATTTCACTTATGATTCAAGAAACCAAAGAAGCTTTTGAAAAGGCAAATCCAGAGAAGTCTAAACCAGAACAAGGGAAAACGCAAAACTCTGATTCTGCGACTGTTTCAGAAGATGGTTTTATCACAATTGACGAACTTTCCAAAGTAGAACTTCGGGTGGGTCTTATTGTAGAAGCAAACCCTGTGGAAGGCGCCGACAAACTTCTATTTGTAAAAGTTAACCTTGGAGAAAAAGGAATCAAAAATGTTTTCGCTGGGATCAAGGCAAGTTATACGGCAGAAGAATTGGTTGGAAAAAAAGTGGTAGTAGTTGCAAACTTAAAACCTCGCCAAATGAAATTCGGCCTCTCAGAGGCAATGTTACTCGCATCAGGAAAGGAGAAAACCTTGTCTTTGTTTGTTCCTGATCGTGATGCAAATCCAGGTGATCTTTTAAAATAA
- the thyX gene encoding FAD-dependent thymidylate synthase — protein sequence MNFLQVPFSILSIYKATQRYNSIFDFSYACELKNKANMQQSDFESISRVSVPELDSILGKPFPVLDDGFVRLVDYMGSDESIVQAARVSYGKGTKKVSEDRGLIRYLMRHRHSTPFEMCELKLHVRVPMDTWRQWIRHRMANVNEYSTRYSVAIDSAQTTLPGEWRVQSVGNKQGSDGFLELSKGDHLTKRETEFQKFANDLYNERLEMGVAREQARKDLPLATYTEAYWKIDLHNLLHFLALRMDDHAQLEVRLFAKTIGEQIVKKWVPNAWEAFVDYRLSALNLTKYDTEIINALNTSGKEGAKKKAIELGLLDEQGSTAKKSREREELEYKLKGMGFSIPW from the coding sequence ATGAATTTTCTTCAAGTGCCATTTAGCATCCTTTCTATTTATAAGGCAACGCAGCGTTATAACTCTATTTTCGACTTTTCATATGCCTGTGAACTAAAAAATAAAGCTAATATGCAACAATCTGATTTCGAATCCATTTCAAGAGTTTCCGTTCCCGAATTAGACTCCATTTTAGGAAAACCATTTCCGGTTTTGGATGATGGGTTTGTCAGACTCGTTGATTATATGGGATCTGATGAATCAATCGTTCAAGCAGCACGCGTTTCGTACGGAAAAGGCACAAAAAAAGTAAGTGAAGACCGAGGTCTCATTCGGTACCTTATGCGCCACCGTCATAGCACTCCCTTTGAAATGTGCGAACTAAAGCTACACGTTCGTGTTCCTATGGATACCTGGCGCCAGTGGATTCGACACCGAATGGCAAATGTCAATGAATACTCTACGCGTTACTCCGTAGCCATCGATTCTGCTCAAACCACTCTGCCAGGTGAATGGCGAGTCCAATCCGTTGGAAACAAACAAGGTAGCGATGGATTTTTAGAATTATCCAAAGGCGACCACCTAACAAAAAGAGAAACTGAATTTCAGAAGTTTGCAAATGATCTTTATAATGAAAGATTAGAAATGGGTGTAGCTCGCGAACAGGCTAGAAAAGATTTACCACTTGCTACTTATACAGAGGCATATTGGAAAATTGACTTACATAACTTACTTCACTTTTTAGCACTTCGTATGGATGATCATGCTCAATTGGAAGTTCGTCTCTTTGCAAAAACTATCGGTGAACAAATTGTTAAAAAATGGGTTCCAAACGCTTGGGAAGCATTTGTCGACTACCGTTTGTCTGCCCTCAATTTGACTAAATATGACACAGAAATCATCAATGCACTCAACACTTCTGGCAAAGAAGGGGCTAAAAAGAAAGCAATCGAACTGGGTTTGTTAGACGAACAAGGTTCCACCGCTAAAAAAAGCCGAGAACGTGAGGAATTAGAGTACAAATTGAAAGGTATGGGTTTTTCAATCCCTTGGTAA
- a CDS encoding TerB family tellurite resistance protein — protein MAKKIVQNLKQVKGNKDRHPESIQSTLEIESDLHIEYAKVLLSLWSYACNADGQFKKKEGDIVGELVNVLFEPGCLLSGFQAQKKTVLDILSKTFENPLPMKTITKVVSDNDEYALNFFEDAVCIVASDGALNQEEIHFLEDLANELKISHMDKVRVEKKYLA, from the coding sequence ATGGCTAAGAAAATCGTTCAAAATTTGAAACAAGTCAAAGGGAACAAGGACAGACATCCGGAATCGATCCAATCGACTCTGGAGATAGAAAGTGACCTTCATATTGAATATGCCAAAGTCCTTCTCAGTCTGTGGTCATATGCTTGCAATGCGGATGGCCAGTTCAAAAAGAAAGAAGGGGACATTGTCGGAGAACTGGTGAACGTACTGTTTGAACCTGGTTGCCTCTTAAGCGGATTCCAAGCCCAGAAAAAAACCGTTTTGGATATCCTTTCCAAAACCTTTGAAAACCCCCTTCCTATGAAAACCATCACCAAAGTGGTATCCGATAACGATGAGTACGCATTGAATTTTTTTGAAGATGCAGTTTGTATTGTCGCATCCGATGGAGCTCTCAATCAGGAAGAAATACATTTTTTGGAAGATTTAGCAAACGAACTCAAAATTAGTCATATGGACAAAGTTAGGGTCGAAAAGAAATACCTTGCTTAA